The Penicillium oxalicum strain HP7-1 chromosome IV, whole genome shotgun sequence genome contains a region encoding:
- a CDS encoding Asparagine--tRNA ligase, cytoplasmic, with protein MAPSIYIDEDVGHDDASATGTESAPYKTLLHAFVQHAPTTEGIQYLTRKSQTDAPGENVDPAAKLEWKPATKSAMRKATNLWEQRKKKAAKQQELAIREKAEADKRQKVLEEAKKVIITEDASLPKPVRIRLDETDPAKVKLRTPESDAPGTRVRVLGRVHRMRAQKDYVFITLSDGYGYLQCILTGDLVKTYDIMTLTLETSIAIHGEMRAVPPKQHAPNDRELHADFFTIIGRAAGDKEAITTRVAPDADPQTLYDNRHLVLRGETSSSVMKVRAATLRAFRKAFEENRMLEVTPPAMVQTQVEGGSTLFGFDYYGENAYLTQSSQLYLETCLPSLGDVFCVCPSFRAEKSLTRRHLSEYTHVEAELDFITFTDLLDHLEAMICRVIELLLADPEASKHIATLNPDFKPPSRPFKRMKYSDAIDWLVEHEIPNEEGQPHKFGDDIAEAAERKMTDIINQPIFLTHFPAEIKAFYMKKDESDRRVTESVDVLMPGVGEIVGGSMRMDDWNELMDAYKHEGMDPSPYYWYTDQRKYGTSPHGGYGLGLERFLAWLCARYTVRDCSLYPRFTGRCTP; from the exons ATGGCGCCCTCAATTTACATCGACGAGGACGTGGGCCATGACGACGCCTCGGCCACAGGCACCGAGTCCGCCCCATACAAGACTCTCCTGCACGCCTTTGTGCAGCACGCACCGACCACCGAGGGAATTCAATATCTGACTCGCAAGTCCCAGACCGATGCGCCGGGCGAGAACGTCGATCCCGCCGCGAAGCTGGAGTGGAAGCCGGCCACCAAGTCGGCCATGAGGAAGGCCACCAACCTCTGGGAGcagcgcaagaagaaggccgccaaGCAGCAGGAGCTGGCGATTCGcgaaaaggccgaggccgacaAGCGCCAGAAGGTCCTcgaggaggccaagaaggtcaTTATCACCGAGGACGCGTCCTTACCCAAGCCAGTCCGAATTCGTCTGGACGAAACCGACCCCGCCAAGGTTAAGTTGCGCACTCCCGAATCTGATGCGCCGGGGACTCGGGTGCGCGTTCTGGGTCGTGTGCACCGCATGCGGGCGCAGAAGGACTATGTCTTCATCACCCTGAGCGATGGCTATGGGTACCTGCAGTGCATTCTGACTGGTGACCTGGTCAAGACCTACGATATCATGACCCTGACCCTGGAGACCTCCATTGCGATTCACGGTGAGATGCGGGCCGTGCCTCCTAAGCAGCACGCTCCCAACGACCGCGAGCTGCACGCCgacttcttcaccatcatTGGCCGTGCCGCCGGTGACAAGGAGGCCATCACCACGCGCGTGGCGCCGGACGCCGACCCGCAGACTCTCTACGATAACCGCCACCTCGTCCTCCGTGGAGAGACCTCCTCTTCCGTGATGAAGGTCCGCGCGGCCACGCTGCGCGCTTTCCGCAAGGCCTTCGAGGAGAACCGCATGCTGGAGGTGACACCGCCCGCAATGGTGCAAACGCAAGTCGAGGGTGGCAGCACCCTGTTCGGCTTCGACTACTACGGTGAGAACGCCTACCTCACCCAGTCTTCGCAGCTCTACTTGGAGACCTGTCTCCCGTCGCTGGGTGACGTCTTCTGCGTGTGCCCCTCCTTCCGTGCCGAGAAGTCCCTGACTCGCCGTCACTTGTCCGAGTACACTCACGTCGAGGCCGAGCTCGACTTTATCACCTTTACCGATCTGCTGGATCACCTCGAAGCGATGATCTGCCGCGTCATCGAGCTGCTTCTCGCCGACCCCGAGGCCTCAAAACACATCGCCACCCTGAACCCCGACTTCAAGCCGCCTTCTCGCCCCTTCAAGCGCATGAAGTACTCCGATGCCATCGACTGGCTCGTGGAGCACGAGATCCCCAACGAGGAGGGTCAGCCCCACAAGTTCGGTGACGACATCGCCGAGGCTGCCGAGCGCAAGATGACCGATATCATCAACCAGCCCATCTTCCTGACCCACTTCCCCGCCGAGATCAAGGCCTTCTACATGAAGAAGGACGAGAGTGATCGCCGAGTCACCGAGAGTGTGGATGTGCTCATGCCCGGTGTCGGTGAGATTGTCGGTGGTAGCATGCGTATGGATGACTGGAACGAGTTGATGGACGCTTACAAGCACGAGGGCATGGACCCCAGCCCTTACTACTGGTACACTGACCAGCGCAA GTACGGTACCTCCCCCCACGGTGGCTATGGACTCGGTCTGGAGCGGTTCCTCGCTTGGCTGTGCGCTCGGTACACTGTCCGTGACTGCTCTCTGTACCCGCGC